A section of the Rattus norvegicus strain BN/NHsdMcwi chromosome 15, GRCr8, whole genome shotgun sequence genome encodes:
- the Thoc7 gene encoding THO complex subunit 7 homolog isoform 1 (isoform 1 is encoded by transcript variant 1), whose amino-acid sequence MGAVTDDEVIRKRLLIDGDGAGDDRRINLLVKSFIKWCNSGSQEEGYSQYQRMLSTLSQCEFSMGKTLLVYDMNLREMENYEKIYKEIECSIAGAHEKIAECKKQILQAKRIRKNRQEYDALAKVIQHHPDRHETLKELEALGKELEHLSHIKESVEDKLELRRKQFHVLLSTIHELQQTLENDDKLSEVEEAQESAMEADPKP is encoded by the exons ATGGGAGCCGTGACTGACG ACGAAGTCATCCGGAAGCGTCTTCTGATAGATGGAGACGGTGCTGGAGATGATCGGAGAATTAATCTCCTAGTGAAAAGCTTCATTAAATGGTGTAACTCTGGATCCCAAGAGGAAGG ATACAGCCAGTACCAGCGGATGCTGAGCACGCTGTCTCAGTGTGAGTTCTCAATGGGCAAAACGCTGCTGGTGTATGATATGAACCTCAGAGAAATGGAAAACTatgaaaaaatatacaaagaaatag AATGCAGTATTGCTGGAGCACATGAAAAAATTGCTGAGTGTAAAAAGCAGATTCTTCAGGCAAAACGAATACGAAAAAATCGACAAG AATATGACGCTTTGGCCAAAGTTATCCAGCATCATCCGGACAGGCATGAGACACTGAA GGAGCTAGAGGCTCTGGGCAAAGAATTAGAGCATCTCTCGCATATTAAAGAAAGTGTTGAAGATAAg CTGGAATTGAGACGGAAACAATTTCACGTTCTTCTTAGTACCATCCATGAACTTCAACAGACATTGGAGA ATGACGACAAGCTGTCAGAGGTGGAAGAAGCTCAAGAAAGCGCCATGGAGGCAGACCCTAAGCCATAG
- the Thoc7 gene encoding THO complex subunit 7 homolog isoform X3 — MYEVIRKRLLIDGDGAGDDRRINLLVKSFIKWCNSGSQEEGYSQYQRMLSTLSQCEFSMGKTLLVYDMNLREMENYEKIYKEIECSIAGAHEKIAECKKQILQAKRIRKNRQEYDALAKVIQHHPDRHETLKELEALGKELEHLSHIKESVEDKLELRRKQFHVLLSTIHELQQTLENDDKLSEVEEAQESAMEADPKP; from the exons atgT ACGAAGTCATCCGGAAGCGTCTTCTGATAGATGGAGACGGTGCTGGAGATGATCGGAGAATTAATCTCCTAGTGAAAAGCTTCATTAAATGGTGTAACTCTGGATCCCAAGAGGAAGG ATACAGCCAGTACCAGCGGATGCTGAGCACGCTGTCTCAGTGTGAGTTCTCAATGGGCAAAACGCTGCTGGTGTATGATATGAACCTCAGAGAAATGGAAAACTatgaaaaaatatacaaagaaatag AATGCAGTATTGCTGGAGCACATGAAAAAATTGCTGAGTGTAAAAAGCAGATTCTTCAGGCAAAACGAATACGAAAAAATCGACAAG AATATGACGCTTTGGCCAAAGTTATCCAGCATCATCCGGACAGGCATGAGACACTGAA GGAGCTAGAGGCTCTGGGCAAAGAATTAGAGCATCTCTCGCATATTAAAGAAAGTGTTGAAGATAAg CTGGAATTGAGACGGAAACAATTTCACGTTCTTCTTAGTACCATCCATGAACTTCAACAGACATTGGAGA ATGACGACAAGCTGTCAGAGGTGGAAGAAGCTCAAGAAAGCGCCATGGAGGCAGACCCTAAGCCATAG
- the Thoc7 gene encoding THO complex subunit 7 homolog isoform X1 — protein sequence MQCAEGAAWGASPALLSRAHRQRGGPLGALELGGRWSEDTEVGTASKRNRGVWRAGREVYLGGLQDEVIRKRLLIDGDGAGDDRRINLLVKSFIKWCNSGSQEEGYSQYQRMLSTLSQCEFSMGKTLLVYDMNLREMENYEKIYKEIECSIAGAHEKIAECKKQILQAKRIRKNRQEYDALAKVIQHHPDRHETLKELEALGKELEHLSHIKESVEDKLELRRKQFHVLLSTIHELQQTLENDDKLSEVEEAQESAMEADPKP from the exons ATGCAGTGCGCCGAGGGGGCCGCCTGGGGGGCTTCCCCGGCCTTGCTGAGTCGGGCCCACCGGCAGCGCGGCGGGCCCCTGGGAGCCCTGGAGCTCGGAGGGCGGTGGAGTGAGGACACCGAGGTGGGGACAGCCTCTAAGAGAAATAGGGGTGTCTGGAGGGCCGGTCGGGAAGTGTATCTGGGCGGCTTACAAG ACGAAGTCATCCGGAAGCGTCTTCTGATAGATGGAGACGGTGCTGGAGATGATCGGAGAATTAATCTCCTAGTGAAAAGCTTCATTAAATGGTGTAACTCTGGATCCCAAGAGGAAGG ATACAGCCAGTACCAGCGGATGCTGAGCACGCTGTCTCAGTGTGAGTTCTCAATGGGCAAAACGCTGCTGGTGTATGATATGAACCTCAGAGAAATGGAAAACTatgaaaaaatatacaaagaaatag AATGCAGTATTGCTGGAGCACATGAAAAAATTGCTGAGTGTAAAAAGCAGATTCTTCAGGCAAAACGAATACGAAAAAATCGACAAG AATATGACGCTTTGGCCAAAGTTATCCAGCATCATCCGGACAGGCATGAGACACTGAA GGAGCTAGAGGCTCTGGGCAAAGAATTAGAGCATCTCTCGCATATTAAAGAAAGTGTTGAAGATAAg CTGGAATTGAGACGGAAACAATTTCACGTTCTTCTTAGTACCATCCATGAACTTCAACAGACATTGGAGA ATGACGACAAGCTGTCAGAGGTGGAAGAAGCTCAAGAAAGCGCCATGGAGGCAGACCCTAAGCCATAG
- the Thoc7 gene encoding THO complex subunit 7 homolog isoform X2, protein MVTFEVKCFRNGDTEVRVMAHTCHPVVWRQRLHSELQPALSLRKDEVIRKRLLIDGDGAGDDRRINLLVKSFIKWCNSGSQEEGYSQYQRMLSTLSQCEFSMGKTLLVYDMNLREMENYEKIYKEIECSIAGAHEKIAECKKQILQAKRIRKNRQEYDALAKVIQHHPDRHETLKELEALGKELEHLSHIKESVEDKLELRRKQFHVLLSTIHELQQTLENDDKLSEVEEAQESAMEADPKP, encoded by the exons ATGGTAACCTTTGAAGTCAAGTGTTTTAG AAATGGAGACACTGAAGTCAGGGTAATGGCTCATACCTGTCATCCTGTtgtgtggaggcagaggctgcaCAGTGAACTCCAGCCTGCACTGTCCCTCAGGAAGG ACGAAGTCATCCGGAAGCGTCTTCTGATAGATGGAGACGGTGCTGGAGATGATCGGAGAATTAATCTCCTAGTGAAAAGCTTCATTAAATGGTGTAACTCTGGATCCCAAGAGGAAGG ATACAGCCAGTACCAGCGGATGCTGAGCACGCTGTCTCAGTGTGAGTTCTCAATGGGCAAAACGCTGCTGGTGTATGATATGAACCTCAGAGAAATGGAAAACTatgaaaaaatatacaaagaaatag AATGCAGTATTGCTGGAGCACATGAAAAAATTGCTGAGTGTAAAAAGCAGATTCTTCAGGCAAAACGAATACGAAAAAATCGACAAG AATATGACGCTTTGGCCAAAGTTATCCAGCATCATCCGGACAGGCATGAGACACTGAA GGAGCTAGAGGCTCTGGGCAAAGAATTAGAGCATCTCTCGCATATTAAAGAAAGTGTTGAAGATAAg CTGGAATTGAGACGGAAACAATTTCACGTTCTTCTTAGTACCATCCATGAACTTCAACAGACATTGGAGA ATGACGACAAGCTGTCAGAGGTGGAAGAAGCTCAAGAAAGCGCCATGGAGGCAGACCCTAAGCCATAG
- the Thoc7 gene encoding THO complex subunit 7 homolog isoform 2 (isoform 2 is encoded by transcript variant 2) produces MLSTLSQCEFSMGKTLLVYDMNLREMENYEKIYKEIECSIAGAHEKIAECKKQILQAKRIRKNRQEYDALAKVIQHHPDRHETLKELEALGKELEHLSHIKESVEDKLELRRKQFHVLLSTIHELQQTLENDDKLSEVEEAQESAMEADPKP; encoded by the exons ATGCTGAGCACGCTGTCTCAGTGTGAGTTCTCAATGGGCAAAACGCTGCTGGTGTATGATATGAACCTCAGAGAAATGGAAAACTatgaaaaaatatacaaagaaatag AATGCAGTATTGCTGGAGCACATGAAAAAATTGCTGAGTGTAAAAAGCAGATTCTTCAGGCAAAACGAATACGAAAAAATCGACAAG AATATGACGCTTTGGCCAAAGTTATCCAGCATCATCCGGACAGGCATGAGACACTGAA GGAGCTAGAGGCTCTGGGCAAAGAATTAGAGCATCTCTCGCATATTAAAGAAAGTGTTGAAGATAAg CTGGAATTGAGACGGAAACAATTTCACGTTCTTCTTAGTACCATCCATGAACTTCAACAGACATTGGAGA ATGACGACAAGCTGTCAGAGGTGGAAGAAGCTCAAGAAAGCGCCATGGAGGCAGACCCTAAGCCATAG